The following are encoded together in the Drosophila takahashii strain IR98-3 E-12201 chromosome X, DtakHiC1v2, whole genome shotgun sequence genome:
- the LOC108070141 gene encoding uncharacterized protein, whose translation MSQVMQMTRHVTSWLGWTPASSCDGLPAAEEEDPIQESSGFVTVLILYLGMAGFFAALNLFPRDKRERRQVQRLERQGRESSYSSLPLTWLVNLTSLICEVAAPRRPSVFLQQQRLRMRLLRQKEQELVMAAEWQELPTWQDVLDDEGEEKEEAEEEQVEQPVAAICLMPKRQKSTYFDLPSESE comes from the coding sequence ATGTCGCAAGTGATGCAGATGACCCGCCACGTGACCAGCTGGTTGGGCTGGACACCGGCATCTTCGTGCGATGGCCtgccggcggcggaggaggaggaccccATCCAGGAGTCGTCCGGCTTTGTCACCGTCCTGATTCTCTACCTGGGCATGGCTGGCTTCTTTGCGGCCCTCAATCTCTTTCCGCGGGACAAGCGGGAGCGACGGCAGGTGCAGCGGTTGGAGCGGCAGGGCAGGGAAAGTAGTTATTCATCCCTGCCCCTAACTTGGCTGGTCAACCTGACCTCGCTGATCTGCGAGGTGGCTGCGCCCAGGCGTCCTTCCGTCTttttgcagcagcagcgattGCGGATGCGCCTGCTCCGGCAGAAGGAACAGGAGCTTGTGATGGCGGCCGAGTGGCAGGAGCTTCCCACTTGGCAGGATGTCCTCGATGATGAAggggaggagaaggaggaggcggaggaggagcaggtggaGCAGCCGGTGGCTGCCATCTGTCTCATGCCAAAGCGCCAAAAGTCCACCTATTTCGATCTGCCCTCCGAATCCGAATAG
- the rho-4 gene encoding rhomboid-related protein 2: MPVKTVNRQQSQTPAQQLQMQQQRDVENGLYPTIPPERRSPPSRPQTLRQDTIDMEEIPLNQTSAQEPEDRRKMHEIFDKHDSDRDGLISTHELKELISDGYCRDIPAYIAEQILKRSDQDNDGHLDFEEFYAMSLRHKWMVRNMLTRYCRYVVPPPKPLEGDEPDGAYEKQMSICPPPLTMVLFSIIEIIMFLVDVIHFQDDPNYQDRIGESTSGPAATLFIYNPYKRYEGWRFVSYMFVHVGIMHLMMNLIIQIFLGIALELVHHWWRVGLVYLAGVLAGSMGTSLTSPRIFLAGASGGVYALITAHIATIIMNYSEMEYAIVQLLAFLVFCFTDLGTSVYRHLTDQHDQIGYVAHLSGAVAGLLVGIGVLRNLEVRRWERILWWVAVIVYFALMTTGIIIHVFVPDYFPKQEYN; this comes from the exons atgccCGTGAAGACGGTGAATCGTCAGCAGAGCCAAACGCCCGCCCAACAACTgcaaatgcagcagcagcgggaCGTGGAAAATGGCCTTTATCCCACGATTCCGCCCGAGCGCCGCTCGCCCCCCTCCCGCCCGCAGACGCTGCGACAGGACACCATCGATATGGAGGAAATACCGCTCAATCAGACCAGCGCCCAGGAGCCCGAGGATCGTCGCAAAATGCACGAGATCTTCGACAAG CACGACTCCGACAGGGATGGACTGATCAGCACGCACGAGCTGAAGGAGCTGATCTCGGATGGCTACTGCCGGGACATTCCCGCCTACATCGCCGAGCAGATCCTGAAGCGCAGCGATCAGGACAACGACGGGCACCTGGACTTCGAGGAGTTCTACGCGATGTCGCTGCGCCACAAGTGGATGGTGCGCAACATGCTGACCCGCTACTGCCGCTACGTGGTGCCGCCTCCGAAGCCCTTGGAGGGCGACGAACCGGACGGCGCCTACGAGAAGCAGATGTCCATCTGCCCGCCGCCGCTCACCATGGTCCTCTTCTCGATCATCGAGATCATCATGTTCCTGGTGGACGTCATTCACTTTCA GGACGATCCCAACTACCAGGATCGCATTGGCGAGAGCACCAGCGGACCGGCGGCCACGCTGTTCATCTACAATCCCTACAAGCGCTACGAGGGATGGCGCTTCGTGAGCTACATGTTCGTCCACGTGGGCATCATGCATCTGATGATGAATCTGATCATCCAGATCTTCCTGGGCATCGCCCTGGAGCTGGTGCATCACTGGTGGCGCGTGGGTCTGGTCTACTTGGCTGGTGTCTTGGCCGGATCCATGGGCACCTCGCTCACCAGTCCCCGCATCTTTCTGGCGGGTGCTTCGGGTGGTGTCTATGCACTAATCACGGCGCACATTGCTACGATTATTATG AACTACTCGGAGATGGAGTACGCCATCGTTCAGCTGCTGGCCTTCCTGGTTTTCTGCTTCACCGATTTGGGCACCTCGGTCTACCGCCACCTGACCGACCAGCACGACCAGATTGGCTATGTGGCGCACTTGTCCGGCGCCGTCGCCGGATTGCTGGTGGGGATCGGGGTGCTGCGCAACCTGGAGGTGCGGCGCTGGGAGCGCATCCTCTGGTGGGTGGCCGTCATCGTTTATTTCGCTTTGATGACCACCGGGATCATCATCCATGTGTTTGTGCCCGACTACTTCCCGAAACAGGAGTACAACTAG
- the Bcat gene encoding branched-chain-amino-acid aminotransferase, cytosolic — protein MTTKMAINAKDIFRNQHRLIRFIAQSIRLCSNQSLKAAQAAQLQQQQKSSADFQITASVDAQYTSAPEPIKHDQNVGHQFRASQLAVRLAAPEQLQPKPDNDEELGFGRLFTDHMLKIYYHKSLGGWQRPEITPLENLVMHPAAKVLHYAVELFEGMKAYRGVDGKIRIFRPDMNMNRMNLAAQRSGLPTFEGKEFVQCLSRLLSIDSEWVPHTDTASLYIRPTLIGIDPTLGVASSDSALLYTILSPVGSYFKTGSSGAVSLLADPSYVRAWPGGVGNRKMGSNYAPTINVQKEAAAKGLQQVLWLYGEDHQLTEVGTMNIFMFYVNEQGEQELVTPPLSGLILPGITRDSILRMTRQWGKFKVSEANITMPMVCELLNQGRLLELFGAGTACVVSPVNRINYLGQDLYIPTMEQEKPMHELIRETLTDIQYGRVDHPWSVVID, from the exons ATGACGACCAAAATGGCAATCAACGCTAAG GATATTTTCCGCAACCAGCACCGCCTGATCCGCTTCATCGCCCAGTCGATCCGTCTGTGCAGCAACCAATCGCTGAAGGCCGCCCAGGCAgcccaactgcagcagcagcagaagtcgTCGGCGGACTTCCAGATCACCGCCTCGGTGGACGCCCAGTACACCAGTGCCCCGGAGCCCATAAAGCATGACCAGAATGTGGGCCACCAGTTCCGGGCCTCCCAGCTGGCCGTTCGCCTGGCCGCCCCGGAGCAACTGCAGCCGAAGCCCGACAACGATGAGGAACTGGGCTTCGGACGCCTCTTCACCGACCACATGCTCAAGATCTACTATCACAAGAGCCTGGGCGGCTGGCAGCGACCGGAGATCACGCCGCTGGAGAACCTGGTCATGCACCCGGCCGCCAAGGTCCTGCACTACGCCGTTGAG CTCTTTGAGGGCATGAAGGCGTATCGCGGCGTCGACGGCAAGATCCGCATCTTCCGGCCGGACATGAACATGAACCGCATGAACCTGGCCGCCCAGCGATCCGGTCTGCCCACCTTCGAGGGCAAGGAGTTCGTCCAGTGTCTGTCCCGCCTGCTGTCCATCGACTCCGAGTGGGTTCCGCACACGGACACCGCCAGCCTGTACATCCGCCCCACACTGATCGGCATTGAT CCCACGCTGGGAGTGGCCTCCTCGGACTCGGCCCTGCTCTACACGATCCTCAGCCCGGTGGGCAGCTACTTCAAGACGGGCTCCTCCGGCGCCGTCTCCCTCCTGGCCGATCCCAGCTACGTGCGTGCCTGGCCAGGCGGCGTGGGCAACCGGAAGATGGGCTCCAACTACGCACCCACCATCAATGTCCAGAAGGAGGCGGCGGCCAAGGGACTGCAGCAGGTGCTGTGGCTCTACGGCGAGGATCACCAGCTCACCGAAGTGGGCACCATGAACATCTTCATGTTCTACGTGAACGAGCAAGGCG AACAAGAACTGGTTACGCCGCCGCTGAGTGGCCTGATACTGCCCGGCATCACCCGCGACTCCATTCTGCGCATGACCCGCCAGTGGGGCAAGTTCAAGGTGAGCGAGGCGAACATCACCATGCCCATGGTCTGCGAGCTCCTCAACCAGGGAAGG CTGCTGGAGCTCTTTGGAGCGGGAACGGCGTGCGTGGTCAGTCCGGTGAACAGGATCAACTACCTGGGCCAGGATCTGTACATACCCACCATGGAGCAGGAGAAGCCCATGCACGAGCTGATCCGCGAGACGCTCACCGACATCCAGTACGGTCGGGTGGATCACCCGTGGTCGGTGGTCATTGACTAA